In the genome of Quercus robur chromosome 3, dhQueRobu3.1, whole genome shotgun sequence, one region contains:
- the LOC126719480 gene encoding F-box protein At3g07870-like codes for MSDVLVAIYLLLTFPNPEDPLKPESEIALLFKNKRDIYTENAKKWTDRLPITSVLQYKCVCKTWFNIISDPYFAKLHFARAPVSLLFSNAADLSILDKRLYVLELEGWDTHDSFAPLKQLPREINHLGGVLQFQSSCNGLLCISAVCRRKPVTYVCNVITGEYMALPQPKNDGFKRRILGFCFSQTTNRYKLIQEICDNRWSFATQEHQSHQIEVYTLGTEKWRNIGDFPYSFPKSEYQSFCDSLNGALHWLVQPHNNTTFICHFDIENEQFKPFPGPPVQDLSRVRHMHLGVSGGFLYLCEKFLTSYSVEIWVMKDYGVKQSWTKEFVISNAEWTNSIWNRGPVQILNYGLYTKMEAMEGAELYILHNSELSAYNAKRHERKIQVCGIDPFHFVIPYVPSLVSLKEAVIGESSQVICTKSELS; via the exons ATGTCTGATGTGTTGGTAGCTATATACTTGTTACTCACATTCCCTAACCCTGAGGATCCTTTGAAACCTGAAAGTGAAATTGCACTTCTGTTCAAGAATAAACGTGATATCTACACAGAGAACGCCAAGAAATGGACCGACAG ACTTCCCATTACAAGCGTCCTTCAATATAAGTGCGTTTGTAAGACCTGGTTCAATATAATCTCAGACCCTTATTTCGCTAAGCTGCACTTTGCAAGAGCACCCGTCAGCCTTCTTTTCAGCAACGCAGCTGATTTAAGTATCTTAGATAAGAGATTGTATGTGCTTGAGCTTGAAGGTTGGGACACACATGATTCTTTTGCTCCGTTGAAACAATTGCCAAGAGAGATTAACCATCTAGGTGGGGTACTGCAATTTCAATCTTCCTGCAATGGCTTGTTGTGCATCAGTGCAGTTTGTCGCAGGAAACCTGTTACGTATGTGTGTAATGTAATTACAGGAGAGTACATGGCCCTTCCACAACCCAAGAATGATGGATTCAAAAGAAGAATACTGGGGTTTTGTTTCAGCCAAACCACTAATCGATACAAGCTGATTCAAGAAATTTGTGATAATAGGTGGTCTTTTGCTACACAGGAGCATCAATCACATCAGATTGAGGTATACACACTTGGTACAGAGAAATGGAGAAATATTGGAGATTTCCCATATTCATTTCCTAAATCAGAATACCAAAGTTTTTGTGACTCTTTGAATGGTGCTCTGCATTGGTTGGTTCAGCCTCATAACAATACCACATTCATATGTCATTTTGACATTGAGAATGAGCAATTTAAACCATTTCCCGGACCCCCTGTTCAAGACCTTTCGAGGGTTAGGCATATGCATTTGGGAGTGTCAGGAGGTTTCCTCTATTTATGTGAGAAATTTTTGACTTCTTATTCTGTTGAAATTTGGGTTATGAAGGATTATGGTGTCAAACAGTCTTGGACGAAAGAGTTTGTTATCTCTAATGCGGAATGGACTAATTCAATATGGAATCGTGGACCTGTACAAATTTTGAACTATGGTCTATACACAAAAATGGAAGCAATGGAAGGTGCTGAATTATACATTTTGCATAATTCTGAGTTGTCTGCCTATAATGCCAAAAGACATGAGCGGAAAATTCAGGTTTGTGGTATTGATCCATTCCACTTTGTGATTCCTTACGTACCAAGCCTTGTTTCACTCAAGGAAGCTGTGATTGGGGAAAGTTCACAGGTAATTTGTACCAAATCAgaattgtcttaa
- the LOC126717710 gene encoding probable calcium-binding protein CML25 has product MGFKSLFHRKKKTDSPNNLSLNSSTTTTTTTTTTTNSNTNSGSLDTPTQMAELEQVFKKFDVNGDGKISASELGSIMGSLGHPATEEELQKMIVEVDADGDGFIDLNEFVELNTKGVDSDEAMENLKDAFSVYDMDGNGVISADELQKVMRSLGDECSLAECKKMISGVDRNGDGLISFDEFKVMMMMGSRQDLMEPPPPRQVTV; this is encoded by the coding sequence atgGGTTTCAAATCCCTTTTCCACCGTAAAAAGAAAACCGATTCCCCCAACAATCTTTCTCTCAATTCATCGACGACAACAACGACGACAACAACCACAACTACAAATTCAAACACGAACTCAGGATCGCTAGACACACCGACCCAGATGGCGGAACTGGAACAAGTGTTCAAGAAATTCGATGTCAATGGAGACGGCAAGATCTCGGCCTCTGAATTGGGATCCATCATGGGAAGCTTAGGCCACCCAGCCACAGAGGAAGAGCTCCAAAAGATGATTGTCGAGGTGGACGCTGACGGTGATGGGTTTATTGACCTGAACGAGTTCGTGGAACTGAACACGAAGGGTGTGGATTCCGACGAGGCCATGGAGAATCTGAAAGACGCGTTTTCGGTTTACGACATGGATGGAAATGGAGTCATATCGGCGGACGAGTTGCAGAAAGTGATGAGGAGTTTGGGGGATGAGTGCTCACTGGCCGAGTGCAAGAAGATGATCAGCGGTGTCGATAGAAACGGAGATGGGTTGATCAGTTTCGATGAGTTTAAGGTCATGATGATGATGGGTTCTCGCCAAGACTTGATGGAACCTCCACCTCCCAGACAAGTTACTGTTTAA